From a single Salvelinus namaycush isolate Seneca chromosome 14, SaNama_1.0, whole genome shotgun sequence genomic region:
- the LOC120059525 gene encoding 14-3-3 protein beta/alpha-2-like, giving the protein MDKNDLVQKAKLAEQAERYDDMAGAMKSVTEQGGELSNEERNLLSVAYKNVVGARRSSWRVISSIEQKTEGNEKKQAMAKEYREKIETELQDICNDVLGLLDKYLIANATAAESKVFYLKMKGDYYRYLSEVAAGDAKKTTVDNSQQAYQDAFDISKKEMQPTHPIRLGLALNFSVFYYEILNNPEKACTLAKTAFDEAIAELDTLNEDSYKDSTLIMQLLRDNLTLWTSENQGDEGETGEGEN; this is encoded by the exons ATGGACAAAAACGACCTGGTACAAAAGGCCAAGCTCGCTGAGCAGGCTGAGCGCTATGACGATATGGCTGGGGCCATGAAGTCTGTGACGGAGCAGGGTGGGGAGCTCTCCAATGAGGAGCGCAACCTGCTGTCAGTGGCCTACAAGAACGTTGTGGGGGCACGCCGCTCATCCTGGCGGGTCATCTCCAGCATCGAGCAAAAGACAGAGGGCAACGAGAAAAAGCAAGCCATGGCCAAGGAGTACCGGGAGAAGATTGAAACCGAGCTGCAGGACATCTGCAACGATGTGCTG GGACTTCTTGACAAGTACCTGATTGCCAATGCAACTGCAGCTGAGAGCAAGGTGTTCTACCTGAAAATGAAAGGCGATTATTATAGATACCTGTCTGAGGTAGCAGCTGGCGATGCAAAAAAGA CCACAGTGGATAATTCCCAGCAGGCATACCAGGATGCTTTCGACATCAGCAAGAAGGAGATGCAGCCAACACACCCCATCAGGCTCGGCCTGGCCCTCAACTTCTCTGTCTTTTACTATGAAATCCTCAACAACCCTGAGAAGGCCTGCACCTTGGCCAAGACG GCATTTGATGAAGCCATCGCTGAGCTCGACACCTTAAATGAGGATTCCTACAAAGACAGCACCTTGATCATGCAACTACTAAGGGACAACCTGACT ctGTGGACATCGGAAAAccagggagatgagggagagaccGGAGAAGGGGAAAACTAA